A window of Candidatus Sericytochromatia bacterium genomic DNA:
GCACCCACCGTGCGGCCGCCCTCGCGGATCGCGAAGCGCATGCCCTGCTCGATGGCCACCGGCGTGATCAGCTCGATCTCCATCTGGATGTTGTCGCCGGG
This region includes:
- the tuf gene encoding elongation factor Tu (EF-Tu; promotes GTP-dependent binding of aminoacyl-tRNA to the A-site of ribosomes during protein biosynthesis; when the tRNA anticodon matches the mRNA codon, GTP hydrolysis results; the inactive EF-Tu-GDP leaves the ribosome and release of GDP is promoted by elongation factor Ts; many prokaryotes have two copies of the gene encoding EF-Tu) encodes the protein PGDNIQMEIELITPVAIEQGMRFAIREGGRTVGAGVVASIKV